A genomic segment from Nitrosopumilus sp. K4 encodes:
- the pfdA gene encoding prefoldin subunit alpha yields MSEEQAQQLLQQMQMLESYFGELSQREGTLYNILREATSAIESLKSLKEKPTSETLVPLGMGTFAQTKISSADKIVLNIGAGISMEKDVDSAINYLEARLKEIEVALQDTSAKKQDASMRLEQGKEQMNQLMMASRSSSG; encoded by the coding sequence ATGAGTGAAGAACAGGCCCAGCAATTATTGCAACAGATGCAAATGCTTGAATCTTATTTTGGTGAATTATCCCAAAGAGAAGGAACACTGTACAATATTCTTCGAGAAGCAACATCTGCAATAGAGTCTCTTAAATCATTAAAAGAAAAACCGACCTCTGAGACACTTGTTCCACTTGGGATGGGGACTTTTGCTCAGACAAAGATTTCATCTGCTGACAAAATTGTTTTGAACATTGGTGCTGGCATTTCTATGGAAAAGGATGTTGATTCTGCAATAAACTATCTTGAAGCACGACTAAAAGAAATTGAAGTTGCACTACAAGATACATCTGCAAAGAAACAAGATGCATCAATGAGACTTGAACAAGGAAAAGAACAGATGAATCAGTTGATGATGGCATCTAGATCATCTTCAGGTTAA
- a CDS encoding EMC3/TMCO1 family protein produces the protein MDVNFIFLFLDSFFYNLDSLVLQFDFFGGDRGALGSDDPIVKGMVPTLFAVAGFGIMLNLFNSAVRKKMVDQVKLKRIMKETRAFQKERMAAMRAKDQSKINELNKKSAYMNKMSMEMMQMNMRPMMITFVPLILIFYFVLPHLFAYTVAVSPIPLNVIPGDFFQLTCTAEQAADPEHVCQQENALFLWAWYFLSSIAFSGIIMKLTKTSMDLG, from the coding sequence ATGGACGTTAATTTTATCTTCTTATTTCTTGATTCTTTCTTTTACAACCTGGACTCTCTAGTCCTCCAGTTTGACTTTTTTGGAGGAGATAGAGGGGCACTTGGAAGCGACGACCCTATAGTGAAAGGAATGGTTCCAACACTATTTGCAGTTGCCGGGTTTGGAATAATGCTGAACTTGTTTAACTCTGCTGTTAGAAAGAAGATGGTAGATCAAGTCAAGCTAAAAAGAATCATGAAAGAGACACGCGCATTCCAAAAAGAAAGAATGGCAGCAATGAGAGCAAAAGACCAATCAAAGATCAATGAACTCAACAAAAAATCTGCATACATGAACAAGATGTCAATGGAAATGATGCAGATGAATATGAGACCAATGATGATTACATTTGTTCCTTTAATTTTGATTTTCTATTTTGTGTTGCCACATCTGTTTGCATACACAGTTGCAGTTTCTCCAATTCCATTAAATGTCATACCTGGTGACTTTTTCCAACTAACTTGTACTGCTGAACAGGCAGCAGATCCTGAACATGTCTGCCAACAAGAAAATGCATTATTCCTTTGGGCTTGGTATTTTCTTTCATCAATCGCTTTTAGCGGTATAATTATGAAACTAACCAAAACTTCAATGGATCTAGGTTGA
- a CDS encoding adenylate kinase → MLYLVENKKVVMVGIPGVGKTSLLKRVVEMLKEQNKTVNVYSFGTLMFDVAKENGLEDRDDLRKLAVTEQQKLQKIAAEKLASMTDDVVIIDTHAFISSPEGYYPGLPEHVLKIIKPTNFVSVSAKPEEIYSRRIKDFTRNRDKITLANVKKELDFQSGIISACAVICGAPIKYVLNREGKIDEAAEKIINSLGL, encoded by the coding sequence GTGCTTTACTTGGTAGAAAATAAGAAGGTTGTAATGGTAGGAATTCCTGGCGTAGGAAAGACCTCTTTACTAAAACGAGTAGTTGAAATGCTAAAAGAACAAAACAAAACAGTTAACGTTTACAGCTTTGGTACTTTGATGTTTGATGTTGCCAAAGAAAATGGACTAGAAGACCGCGATGATCTAAGAAAACTAGCAGTTACAGAACAACAAAAACTGCAAAAGATTGCAGCTGAGAAACTTGCAAGCATGACTGATGATGTGGTAATCATTGACACTCATGCATTCATCAGCTCCCCTGAAGGATACTATCCGGGATTGCCAGAACATGTTTTAAAAATTATCAAACCCACAAACTTTGTATCTGTTTCAGCAAAACCTGAAGAGATCTATAGCAGAAGAATCAAAGATTTTACTAGAAACAGAGACAAAATCACCCTTGCAAATGTCAAAAAAGAACTTGACTTTCAATCTGGAATAATCTCAGCATGTGCGGTGATTTGTGGTGCTCCAATCAAATACGTGCTCAATAGGGAGGGAAAGATTGATGAAGCAGCAGAAAAGATCATTAATTCATTAGGACTGTAA
- the secY gene encoding preprotein translocase subunit SecY: MAEGTLTNIIRKVVFKAEPYLPQVPKPKKKIPLSTRLLWCGIALLIYMVMGQTPLFGATAPEFDFLQFARVIFASQQGTLVELGIGPIVTAGLLMQLLRGSEILRFDFKKPEERGIFQTATKLVTYVVIVAESIVYAAAVYGPGVPEPYVLYVMIGQLMAASIIIMFLDELIQKGWGLGSGISLFIMAGVAQQILWSMFSPLPAGDGGTIGIIPYIGQSIMGGDLSNILFRSNQLPSIFGLCLTAGILLILVFTQGMKIEIPIVSTKYRGFSAVYPIKMMYVSNIPVILASALTANAVFIGQMFWANFNPRNNNAFMNIIGQFDPTSPSTPIGGLIYYITPPRGLDVAALDPGRAVGYVLFMIGIVVVFGRLWVELGGLSPKSAAQNLLDADVQIPGFRRSNKPVEALLNKYIPSVTIIGSMILGALAGVSDVLGVFGSGIGILLMVDILINYYTQLVREQVEVVMPRLGALLGRK, encoded by the coding sequence ATGGCTGAGGGTACACTAACTAACATTATCAGAAAGGTCGTTTTCAAAGCAGAACCATACCTTCCTCAAGTTCCTAAACCAAAAAAGAAAATCCCCTTATCGACTAGATTGCTTTGGTGTGGAATCGCACTTTTGATCTATATGGTAATGGGACAGACTCCGCTGTTTGGAGCAACAGCACCAGAGTTTGACTTTTTGCAGTTTGCAAGAGTCATCTTTGCATCACAACAAGGAACTCTAGTGGAGCTAGGAATAGGGCCGATAGTAACTGCTGGTCTCTTGATGCAATTGCTTAGGGGTTCTGAGATTTTGAGATTTGACTTCAAAAAACCAGAAGAAAGAGGCATCTTTCAAACTGCTACTAAATTAGTAACTTATGTTGTAATTGTTGCCGAATCAATCGTATACGCAGCAGCAGTCTATGGCCCAGGAGTTCCTGAACCATACGTCTTGTATGTGATGATTGGTCAGTTGATGGCTGCATCGATAATTATCATGTTCTTAGACGAGCTGATACAGAAGGGATGGGGTCTAGGCTCTGGCATCAGTCTGTTTATCATGGCAGGTGTTGCTCAGCAGATTCTATGGAGTATGTTCAGCCCGTTGCCTGCAGGTGATGGTGGAACAATTGGTATTATTCCATATATTGGCCAGTCAATTATGGGCGGTGATCTATCCAACATCTTATTCCGTTCAAACCAACTTCCTAGCATATTCGGGCTTTGTCTTACGGCGGGTATCTTGCTGATACTGGTATTCACACAAGGTATGAAAATTGAGATTCCAATCGTATCTACAAAGTATAGAGGATTCTCTGCAGTTTACCCAATCAAAATGATGTATGTCTCTAACATTCCAGTTATCTTGGCATCTGCACTTACTGCAAATGCTGTATTCATTGGACAGATGTTCTGGGCAAACTTTAACCCGCGAAACAATAATGCGTTTATGAACATTATAGGGCAGTTTGACCCGACAAGTCCTTCGACTCCAATTGGAGGTCTTATCTACTACATCACTCCTCCAAGAGGTCTTGATGTTGCAGCACTAGATCCTGGAAGAGCTGTAGGATATGTTTTGTTTATGATTGGAATTGTTGTTGTCTTTGGTAGACTTTGGGTCGAGCTTGGTGGTTTGTCCCCAAAGAGTGCTGCTCAAAACTTACTTGATGCAGATGTACAAATTCCAGGATTCAGAAGATCAAACAAACCTGTTGAAGCACTGCTAAACAAGTACATTCCATCTGTAACGATAATTGGTTCAATGATTTTGGGTGCATTAGCAGGTGTCTCTGATGTACTGGGAGTATTTGGTTCTGGTATCGGAATTTTACTTATGGTGGATATTCTCATCAACTATTACACTCAACTAGTAAGAGAACAAGTCGAAGTTGTTATGCCACGGCTGGGTGCTTTACTTGGTAGAAAATAA
- the ftsY gene encoding signal recognition particle-docking protein FtsY, producing MFDKLRNAFSNAAKSLGEKELNEKDIEDILFELEISLMESDVASEVIDSIKSDLKEKLIGSKVPKNEIEKFVKDSLISSISDLFDEAGTIDLFAKIDEKKDAGQPFVVLFVGINGTGKTTSLAKVAYMLSQAKYSVVVAAADTFRAGAIEQLRGHTNRLNLKLVAQNYNSDPAAVARDAVLYAKSHKTDCVLIDTAGRMQTSKNLMEQIAKITKVVNPDFKIFVGDSLAGNDTVNQAREFFEHVKFDGSILTKSDADARGGAALSIVKITSTPVLYVGVGQEYPDLKPFNKETFLETVFGSLEDVEIKQTPSKEPEPTKEPEPTKEPEPTKEPEPTKEPEPTKEPEPTKEPEPTKEPEPTKEPEPTKEPEPTKEPEPTKEPEPEPTKEPEPAKVVAKSDDPFEGISDNDIATFSDLYDIPPPETDDEAFNLGGKIRKWIEQGRPEPGESPKPEPEPEKSEPDKEEIEEQKQDKEEEKPKKKRGLFGFFKK from the coding sequence ATGTTTGATAAATTACGCAATGCATTTTCTAATGCTGCAAAAAGTCTTGGTGAAAAAGAACTCAATGAAAAAGATATTGAGGATATTTTATTTGAATTAGAAATTTCTCTTATGGAATCTGATGTTGCAAGTGAGGTAATTGATTCTATAAAATCAGACCTAAAAGAGAAATTAATTGGTTCTAAGGTACCAAAAAATGAAATTGAAAAATTTGTCAAAGACAGTTTAATTTCAAGCATATCTGATCTGTTTGATGAAGCAGGAACGATAGACCTTTTTGCAAAAATTGATGAGAAAAAAGATGCAGGTCAGCCTTTTGTTGTTTTGTTTGTTGGAATTAATGGAACTGGAAAAACAACCTCACTTGCCAAAGTTGCATATATGTTATCACAAGCAAAGTATTCAGTAGTGGTTGCAGCAGCTGACACATTTAGAGCAGGTGCAATTGAACAACTACGTGGGCACACAAATAGACTAAATCTAAAACTAGTTGCACAAAATTACAATTCAGATCCTGCTGCAGTAGCAAGAGATGCTGTATTGTATGCAAAATCCCACAAAACTGACTGTGTTTTGATTGATACTGCTGGAAGAATGCAAACAAGCAAAAATCTGATGGAACAAATTGCAAAGATTACCAAAGTTGTAAATCCTGATTTCAAAATTTTTGTTGGCGATTCATTGGCTGGAAATGATACTGTCAATCAAGCAAGAGAGTTTTTTGAACATGTGAAATTTGATGGTTCCATTCTAACAAAGAGTGATGCTGATGCCCGTGGTGGTGCAGCACTGTCTATTGTAAAAATTACCTCTACTCCTGTTCTCTATGTTGGAGTTGGCCAAGAATATCCTGACCTTAAACCGTTTAACAAAGAAACATTCCTAGAAACTGTATTTGGTTCACTAGAGGATGTTGAAATCAAACAAACTCCCTCCAAGGAACCAGAACCAACCAAGGAACCAGAACCAACCAAGGAACCAGAACCAACCAAGGAACCAGAACCAACCAAGGAACCAGAACCAACCAAGGAACCAGAACCAACCAAGGAACCAGAACCAACCAAGGAACCAGAACCAACCAAGGAACCAGAACCAACCAAGGAACCAGAACCAACCAAGGAACCAGAACCAACCAAGGAACCAGAACCAGAACCAACCAAGGAACCAGAACCTGCAAAAGTTGTTGCAAAAAGTGATGATCCGTTTGAGGGAATCAGTGATAATGACATTGCAACTTTTTCAGACCTATATGATATTCCTCCCCCTGAAACTGATGATGAAGCATTCAATCTAGGTGGAAAAATTAGAAAATGGATTGAACAAGGAAGACCAGAACCTGGCGAGTCACCAAAACCAGAACCCGAACCAGAAAAATCAGAACCTGACAAAGAAGAGATTGAAGAGCAAAAACAAGATAAAGAAGAAGAAAAACCTAAAAAGAAACGGGGCTTATTTGGATTCTTCAAGAAATGA
- a CDS encoding superoxide dismutase: MGKYTLPEMPYAYDALEPHIDAKTMEIHHTKHHQTYTDKLNAALESCPAEIQDKDIVDILSDINSVPEAQRGAINFNGGGFDNHRLFWNNMKPNGGGEPGGSIADAINASFGSFSDFKEKFSSSSAVIQGSGWGWLVYNPSSGKVEYKAMPNQTSPRTEGLIPLLGCDVWEHAYYLKYQNKRPDYISNWWNVVNWDEVESRFSKAK, from the coding sequence ATGGGAAAATACACACTTCCTGAAATGCCCTATGCTTATGATGCACTAGAGCCTCACATTGATGCAAAAACAATGGAGATTCATCACACAAAGCATCATCAAACATACACTGACAAACTAAATGCAGCTCTTGAGAGTTGTCCTGCAGAAATTCAAGATAAGGATATTGTAGATATCTTGTCTGATATCAATTCTGTGCCGGAAGCTCAAAGAGGTGCAATCAACTTCAACGGTGGTGGATTTGATAACCATAGGCTATTTTGGAACAACATGAAACCAAATGGAGGTGGAGAGCCAGGAGGATCAATTGCTGATGCAATTAATGCATCCTTTGGAAGCTTTTCAGACTTCAAGGAGAAGTTCTCATCAAGTTCTGCAGTTATTCAAGGCAGTGGTTGGGGATGGTTAGTATACAATCCTTCTTCAGGAAAGGTTGAGTACAAAGCTATGCCAAATCAGACTAGCCCAAGAACTGAAGGATTGATTCCGTTACTTGGTTGTGATGTTTGGGAACATGCATACTATCTCAAATATCAAAACAAGAGACCAGACTACATTTCAAATTGGTGGAATGTGGTAAACTGGGATGAGGTAGAATCAAGATTCTCCAAAGCAAAATAA
- a CDS encoding AAA family ATPase: MTKSIVISGPPAVGKTTVAKGLAEEFNLKYLSGGDVLKEMAKEHGFNSDGDDWWDTKEGMQFLSQREQNDEFDKKLDEKLTNLFNEGGMVITSYTLPWLITDGIKIWLEGSHASSTKRMQTRDNMSSEEAYEVTKERFDKNKALYKKLYDFDFGDDKSVFDVIINTDHLTAQQVIDVAKETVRKLL, translated from the coding sequence TTGACAAAATCAATTGTAATTTCTGGCCCTCCTGCAGTCGGAAAAACCACTGTTGCCAAAGGACTAGCCGAAGAATTCAACCTCAAGTATCTTAGTGGTGGTGATGTCCTAAAGGAGATGGCAAAAGAACACGGATTCAATTCTGATGGTGATGACTGGTGGGATACAAAAGAAGGTATGCAGTTTTTATCTCAAAGAGAACAAAACGATGAGTTTGACAAAAAACTAGATGAGAAATTAACCAATCTTTTCAATGAAGGTGGGATGGTAATTACAAGTTACACATTGCCCTGGCTTATCACAGATGGCATCAAAATATGGCTTGAAGGCTCTCATGCAAGCAGCACAAAAAGAATGCAGACCAGAGACAACATGAGCTCAGAGGAGGCATATGAGGTAACAAAGGAAAGATTTGACAAAAACAAAGCATTGTACAAAAAACTATATGATTTTGATTTTGGTGATGACAAGTCAGTTTTTGATGTAATTATTAATACTGATCATCTTACAGCACAACAAGTAATTGATGTTGCAAAAGAAACTGTGAGAAAACTACTATGA
- a CDS encoding 50S ribosomal protein L18, with protein sequence MAYSKILRRLREEKTNYKKRGTMLMGKRDFITVNITNENTQVQILKPGMAGDKVIASAHSRYLLDKGWKGSRKNVPAAYLTGYIAGKKALGQGAKDAILYTGTRKYTQRMAAALKGVVDAGVEVPADEETFPPEERINGEHLTVKNDVSKIKSAIDGEVK encoded by the coding sequence ATGGCCTATTCAAAAATATTGAGAAGACTTAGGGAAGAGAAGACCAATTACAAGAAAAGAGGCACAATGCTAATGGGCAAGCGTGACTTTATCACTGTAAATATTACTAATGAAAACACCCAAGTCCAAATACTCAAGCCTGGAATGGCAGGAGACAAGGTTATCGCATCAGCACATTCACGTTATTTACTTGATAAAGGCTGGAAGGGTTCAAGAAAGAACGTCCCAGCCGCATATCTTACTGGTTATATTGCAGGAAAGAAGGCACTGGGACAAGGAGCAAAGGATGCTATCTTGTATACTGGTACTAGAAAATACACCCAACGAATGGCAGCAGCACTCAAAGGGGTAGTTGATGCCGGTGTTGAGGTACCTGCAGATGAAGAAACATTTCCACCTGAGGAGAGAATCAACGGTGAACATCTTACAGTAAAAAACGACGTATCAAAAATAAAATCCGCAATTGATGGCGAGGTCAAGTAG
- a CDS encoding 50S ribosomal protein L30, with protein MASAYLVVRIKGQADVPHWATTTMELLKLEKKYRATILPAKDNTLGMLNKIKHYISWIELDAGLAKELLDKKGRKSGYQKITSDDLKELGFASTDELGKALSEGKATLSKLKPLKPWFALAPPRYGFKRSTKRLYGQKGVLGENKDLGTLVRNMM; from the coding sequence ATGGCAAGTGCATACCTCGTAGTTAGAATCAAAGGGCAAGCAGATGTTCCTCACTGGGCAACAACTACTATGGAACTACTCAAACTAGAAAAGAAATACCGTGCAACAATTCTTCCTGCCAAGGACAACACACTAGGAATGCTAAACAAAATCAAGCACTACATCTCCTGGATTGAACTTGATGCAGGATTGGCAAAAGAACTCTTGGACAAAAAAGGAAGAAAGTCTGGATATCAAAAAATTACATCTGATGATCTTAAAGAATTAGGATTTGCAAGTACTGATGAGCTTGGAAAGGCTCTATCTGAAGGCAAAGCAACTCTTTCAAAATTGAAACCTCTGAAACCCTGGTTTGCATTGGCTCCACCACGATATGGATTCAAACGCAGTACCAAAAGACTGTATGGTCAGAAGGGTGTTCTTGGAGAAAACAAAGATCTTGGAACTTTAGTGAGGAACATGATGTAA
- the argF gene encoding ornithine carbamoyltransferase → MAELSPKEFAQLIDLSIKLKKELKKGNKPVLKNKTLAMIFQKPSTRTRVSFEVGMFQLGGYAINLSSDDTQLSRGESVEDTAKTLSRYTNCIMARVYDHDLLEKLSEHATVPVINGLSDTFHPCQILADFVTIKEKKGKIKNLKIAWIGDGNNVCNSMIIGCALAGSDISVATPKGFEPDKTVVNEANKSIKVVLTTDPIKAVSNADVVVTDTFTSIHNRDPKRTKKFLPKYQVNSALMKKAKKNSIFMHCLPAKRGSEVTASVIDGPQSVVWDEAENRLHSQKALLVSLIRA, encoded by the coding sequence TTGGCGGAACTATCCCCAAAAGAATTTGCGCAGTTAATTGATCTTTCAATCAAACTAAAAAAAGAACTAAAAAAAGGAAACAAACCCGTTCTGAAAAACAAAACACTTGCAATGATTTTTCAAAAACCGTCAACTCGAACTCGCGTAAGTTTTGAGGTCGGAATGTTTCAACTAGGTGGTTATGCAATCAATCTCTCATCTGATGATACGCAACTGTCTCGTGGGGAATCTGTCGAAGACACTGCAAAGACTTTATCTAGATACACAAATTGTATCATGGCACGTGTATATGATCATGACTTGCTAGAAAAATTATCTGAACATGCGACAGTTCCTGTGATCAACGGACTCTCAGATACGTTTCACCCGTGTCAGATTCTAGCTGATTTTGTTACAATAAAAGAAAAGAAAGGAAAAATCAAAAATCTAAAAATTGCATGGATTGGCGATGGAAACAATGTTTGTAATTCTATGATTATTGGTTGCGCTTTGGCAGGTTCGGACATCTCAGTTGCAACGCCAAAGGGCTTTGAACCAGACAAAACCGTTGTAAATGAGGCAAACAAATCCATCAAGGTAGTGTTGACTACCGATCCGATCAAAGCAGTTTCTAATGCAGATGTTGTTGTAACTGATACGTTCACATCAATTCATAACCGCGATCCAAAACGAACTAAAAAATTCCTTCCAAAATACCAAGTAAACTCTGCATTGATGAAAAAAGCAAAAAAGAATTCTATCTTCATGCATTGCCTTCCAGCAAAACGGGGAAGTGAAGTCACTGCATCTGTAATTGATGGACCTCAGTCTGTTGTTTGGGATGAAGCAGAAAACCGTCTGCATTCGCAAAAAGCATTATTGGTATCGCTAATTCGCGCTTAA
- a CDS encoding 30S ribosomal protein S5: MSQATQSRTGGPGGQGRGGGGQRRPRREPEEEVWIPKTILGKKVAAGEITSIEDIISQGLRIQEAGIIKKLLPDLKSEVVDVGIIQKMTSNGQSTRFKAIVAAGNENGYLGIGQGKSKQMRIAIEKATNQAMLNVNPIKLGCGSWECRCDQKHSVPFKIKGKGGSVTIEIIPAPRGLGLVAGGKIKRLLELAGLKDAWTTAKGSTPTMNSTSKAILACLRQTFSQG; this comes from the coding sequence ATGAGTCAAGCAACACAAAGTCGTACAGGAGGTCCTGGAGGGCAAGGCCGTGGTGGCGGAGGTCAGAGAAGACCAAGAAGAGAACCAGAAGAAGAGGTTTGGATTCCAAAAACAATTTTAGGTAAAAAAGTAGCAGCAGGTGAAATTACTTCTATTGAAGATATAATCTCACAAGGTCTTAGAATTCAAGAAGCAGGAATTATCAAAAAACTGCTCCCAGACTTGAAAAGCGAAGTAGTTGATGTTGGAATTATTCAAAAGATGACATCAAACGGACAATCAACTAGATTCAAAGCAATCGTAGCTGCAGGAAACGAAAACGGCTATTTGGGAATTGGCCAAGGTAAATCAAAACAAATGAGAATTGCAATTGAAAAAGCAACAAACCAAGCAATGCTTAATGTCAATCCAATCAAGTTAGGGTGCGGCAGTTGGGAATGCAGATGTGATCAAAAACATTCTGTTCCATTCAAGATTAAAGGAAAGGGTGGAAGTGTTACAATTGAAATTATTCCAGCACCACGTGGATTAGGTTTGGTAGCTGGTGGTAAGATTAAACGATTATTGGAATTAGCAGGACTAAAGGATGCCTGGACTACAGCAAAGGGCTCTACTCCTACAATGAACTCAACTTCAAAAGCAATTTTGGCATGTCTACGACAGACATTCAGTCAGGGATGA
- a CDS encoding uL15 family ribosomal protein, producing MATRLRKTRKLRGGRNMGWGQVAQHRASGHKGGLGVAGMMKHHYSTLLKDEPNHFGHESTHPPHPNITKKWASVRDLDDLFSKFGKEDGGKKVIDLEAAGIEKLLGGGKASTAYTVKVNRFTASAEEKIKAVGGEVLDNNG from the coding sequence ATGGCAACTCGACTAAGAAAAACAAGAAAACTCAGAGGCGGACGTAACATGGGATGGGGCCAAGTTGCTCAACACCGTGCAAGCGGTCACAAAGGTGGTCTTGGAGTTGCTGGTATGATGAAGCATCATTATAGTACTTTGTTAAAAGATGAACCAAATCATTTTGGCCATGAATCTACTCACCCACCTCATCCAAACATTACCAAAAAATGGGCTAGTGTCCGCGATCTAGATGATCTATTCTCAAAATTCGGAAAAGAAGATGGAGGCAAAAAAGTCATTGACCTAGAAGCTGCAGGTATTGAAAAGCTTCTTGGTGGCGGTAAGGCATCAACTGCTTATACTGTCAAAGTGAACCGATTTACCGCATCAGCCGAAGAGAAAATCAAAGCCGTAGGAGGAGAGGTGTTAGATAACAATGGCTGA